Below is a window of Streptomyces spongiicola DNA.
CCTGTACGCGTACGAGTGCCGGGCGGTACCGGGGCTGCTGCAGCCGGAGGGGTACATCCGGGCGGTGTTCGAGCGCAATCTGCCGCCGCTCTCACAGGAGCAGGTCGGGCGGCAGGTATGCGCGAGGCTGGAGAGGCAGGACCTCCTGACGACTCGGCCGAACACCGCCTTCAGCTTCGTCATCGAACAAGGCATTCTGGAACGGCGTGTTGGAGGATCCACCGTCGCGAGAGAAGTCATCGATCATCTTCTCCACGTTGGGCAGCGGCACAACATCGAGATCCAGGTCATGCCGCTTCGGCAAGAGGACCACTGTGGTGTGGAGGGACAGATGTACCTGGCCGAGACGCCGTCCCACCAGTGGATCGGCTACACCGAAGGGCAGCGGTCCAGCAACCTGATCACTGCCCCGAACGACCTGAGTGTCCTCCTCCAGCGCTATGGCACACTGCGTTCCCAGGCCTTGGACTGCCGGGCTACTGCGAGCCTGCTGAAACGGATGCGAGGAGCACTATGAGCACCACTGATCAGCTGCGCTGGTTCAAGAGCAGCTACAGCGGCGGCGAGGGCGACAACTGCGTCGAGATCGCCCTGCGTCCCCAGACGGTCCACATCCGCGACTCCAAGGACACGCGCATCCGCCCCCTCGTCGTCACGCCGACGGCATGGACGGCGTTCACCACACTTGCTGCGCGCTCATACCCGGCCCGCTGAGCCGGCGCCGAACTGATCAGACGCCATGAGCACCGAACTGGCCTGGTTCAAGAGCAGCTACAGCGGCAGCGAGGGCGACAACTGCGTCGAGATCGCCCTGCGTCCCCAGACGGTCCACATCCGCGACTCCAAGGACACGCGCATCCGCCCCCTCGTCGTCACGCCGACGGCATGGACGGCGTTCACCGCACACACGGCGGGCGCCTACCCGGCCCGCTGAGCCGGCTGGGCAGACACCGAGCCGATCGATCGCGCGGGCGGGCACGGAAGCTGGTTCCGTGCCCGCCCGTTTCGTGCTCCCGCTCGCGGATTTCCCGGCGTTCAGGTCCCCGGGTCCGTGATTCACTTCCGCTGACAGTGACAGCCCATCGCCGCTGAGCTTCCCGAAGGGACCCCCGGTCGTGCCCCATGAGATCGATCAGTCATTCCTGGCGCTACCGCTGCGGGCGCTCGCCGACGCGGCGCTGGCGCGGGCGCGTTCCCTCGGCGCCCAGCACGCCGACTTCCGGCTGGAGCGGGTGCGCAGCGGCTCGTGGCGGCTGCGGGACGCGAAGCCGGCCGGCTCGTCCGACACCACCGATCTGGGGTACGCGGTGCGGGTGGTGCACGGCGGGGCCTGGGGGTTCGCGTCCGGTGTCGATCTGACGCCGGACGGCGCCGCCAGGGTGGCCGGGCAGGCCGTGGCGATGGCCAGGCTGTCGGCGAAGGTGATCGCGGCGGCCGGCTCGGACGAGAGGGTCGAGCTGGCCGACGAGCCGGTGCACGCGGACCGCACCTGGGTCTCCTCCTACGAGACCGACCCGTTCGGCGTCCCGGACGAGGAGAAGTCCGCGCTGCTCGCGGACTGGAGCGCGCGGCTGCTGCGGGCGGACGGCGTGGCGCACGTGGACGCCTCGCTGCTGACCGTGCACGAGAACAAGTTCTATGCCGACACGGCGGGCACGGTCACCACTCAGCAGCGGGTGCGGCTGCATCCGCAGCTCACGGCGGTCGCGGTGGACGAGACGACCGGCGAGTTCGACTCCATGCGCACCATCGCGCCGCCGGTGGGCCGCGGCTGGGAGTACCTGACCGGCACCGGCTGGAACTGGGAATCGGAGCTGGAGGAGATCCCGGAGCTGCTGGCCGCCAAGATGCGCGCGCCGAGTGTCGAGGCGGGGACGTACGACCTCGTCGTGGACCCGTCGAACCTGTGGCTGACGATCCACGAGTCGATCGGGCACGCCACCGAGCTTGACCGGGCGCTGGGCTACGAGGCGGCGTACGCGGGCACCTCGTTC
It encodes the following:
- a CDS encoding DUF397 domain-containing protein; its protein translation is MSTTDQLRWFKSSYSGGEGDNCVEIALRPQTVHIRDSKDTRIRPLVVTPTAWTAFTTLAARSYPAR
- a CDS encoding DUF397 domain-containing protein, with the translated sequence MSTELAWFKSSYSGSEGDNCVEIALRPQTVHIRDSKDTRIRPLVVTPTAWTAFTAHTAGAYPAR
- a CDS encoding helix-turn-helix domain-containing protein — its product is MRTDHGGGGGGTNGGEAELSDSLRTFGVVLKALREESGLTQEEFARRVRYSAAYVAKIEQGKRFPPADLPARAEEVLGPVALKVLTAAAKSLTRRAGLASWFRQWAGVEEEAISLYAYECRAVPGLLQPEGYIRAVFERNLPPLSQEQVGRQVCARLERQDLLTTRPNTAFSFVIEQGILERRVGGSTVAREVIDHLLHVGQRHNIEIQVMPLRQEDHCGVEGQMYLAETPSHQWIGYTEGQRSSNLITAPNDLSVLLQRYGTLRSQALDCRATASLLKRMRGAL
- a CDS encoding TldD/PmbA family protein, whose amino-acid sequence is MPHEIDQSFLALPLRALADAALARARSLGAQHADFRLERVRSGSWRLRDAKPAGSSDTTDLGYAVRVVHGGAWGFASGVDLTPDGAARVAGQAVAMARLSAKVIAAAGSDERVELADEPVHADRTWVSSYETDPFGVPDEEKSALLADWSARLLRADGVAHVDASLLTVHENKFYADTAGTVTTQQRVRLHPQLTAVAVDETTGEFDSMRTIAPPVGRGWEYLTGTGWNWESELEEIPELLAAKMRAPSVEAGTYDLVVDPSNLWLTIHESIGHATELDRALGYEAAYAGTSFATFDRLGKLRYGSAVMNVTGDRTAEHGLATVGYDDEGVQAQSWDLVRDGTLVGYQLDRRIARLTGLGRSNGCAFADSPSHVPVQRMANVSLRPEPGGLSTEDLIGGVERGVYVVGDRSWSIDMQRYNFQFTGQRFYRIENGRLAGQLRDVAYQATTTDFWGSLEKVGGPQTYVLGGAFNCGKAQPGQVAAVSHGCPSALFRGVNILNTTQEAGR